From a region of the Thermosipho melanesiensis BI429 genome:
- a CDS encoding YqeG family HAD IIIA-type phosphatase, translating to MEIVKKVSDIDFKKLIDKGYNFFIFDFDNTINLWKKEEIPEEIAKIFKFLFQNNSKILIVSNGKPRILNFSVETLWLAKKPLPFKFLRYIHKKYGNMKFNFVIIGDQLFTDMLFGVFINAYRIKIEPIDTSHEFFITKILRKFEKILLKFLKHMI from the coding sequence ATGGAAATTGTAAAAAAAGTCTCAGACATTGATTTTAAAAAACTCATTGATAAAGGATACAATTTTTTTATTTTTGACTTTGACAATACGATAAATCTTTGGAAAAAAGAAGAAATTCCAGAAGAGATAGCTAAAATTTTTAAGTTTTTATTTCAAAACAATTCAAAGATTCTTATTGTCTCTAATGGGAAACCAAGAATACTCAATTTTTCTGTTGAGACTTTATGGCTTGCTAAAAAACCTTTACCATTTAAATTCTTAAGGTATATACATAAAAAATATGGTAATATGAAATTTAACTTTGTAATAATAGGAGATCAGCTTTTTACAGATATGTTATTTGGTGTTTTTATTAATGCATATAGAATAAAAATAGAACCTATTGATACTTCTCATGAGTTCTTTATAACTAAAATACTTAGAAAATTTGAAAAAATACTCTTGAAATTTCTCAAACATATGATATAA
- a CDS encoding ABC transporter permease: MAKKEKIKKKNNETENIDFEEVYLSRGQLMWRAFKKNKLAMVGLWTLIVLYIMMFAADFLAPYNPFDQSLKHSYAPPTSVTSLYKVGDFEKKVGLHVLPYTSYVDKLDFTRKTKELIFPSRLTVEYKGELLTLVMNDAKYLPRKNFEGKVIKVNSLEFTLKVEDFAFINNEWKKASSSSEKTRYLVKGINDDILAKGEAFNENESATAKSVLFGKYGFRLGIADEREIDKVGMRYTINYIKYEDENGKKHILFGKDLKIRDYDYKYYPVKWFVKSWGPKKKDYGRVGYILWIIPLKYHLYGVDNYDNNEFVRLYIMGGDQFGRDVWTRLIFASRISLSIGFIGLAITLTLSLFFGGIAGYYGGIADELLMRFTEIIMAIPGFYLLILLRSLLPLDIPSSQVYILLIFILSFIGWAGRARIIRGMVLSIKRNEFVEAAYALGYPDRKILWRHVIPNTMTYMIVTSTLAIPGYILGEAGLSFLGLGIREPSASWGLMMARAQDIYVLQSAPWLLIPGIFIFVTVLAFNFVGDGLRDAFDPRALG, encoded by the coding sequence ATGGCTAAAAAAGAAAAGATTAAAAAGAAAAACAATGAAACTGAAAATATAGATTTTGAGGAAGTATATCTTTCAAGAGGTCAATTAATGTGGCGTGCTTTCAAGAAAAATAAACTTGCAATGGTTGGTTTATGGACATTGATTGTGTTGTATATCATGATGTTTGCAGCTGATTTTTTGGCACCGTATAACCCATTTGATCAAAGCTTGAAACACTCCTATGCACCTCCAACTAGTGTTACATCATTATACAAGGTGGGGGATTTTGAAAAAAAGGTAGGATTACATGTATTGCCATATACAAGCTATGTGGATAAATTGGATTTTACTCGAAAAACAAAAGAATTAATTTTTCCAAGTAGATTAACTGTTGAGTACAAAGGTGAACTTTTAACTTTGGTTATGAATGATGCGAAATATTTGCCAAGAAAAAATTTTGAAGGAAAGGTAATCAAAGTAAATTCATTGGAGTTTACCTTAAAAGTTGAAGATTTTGCGTTTATAAATAACGAATGGAAAAAGGCTTCATCCTCAAGCGAAAAAACACGTTACTTGGTGAAAGGTATAAACGATGATATCTTAGCAAAAGGAGAAGCATTTAATGAGAATGAAAGTGCAACTGCAAAAAGTGTTTTATTTGGAAAGTATGGTTTTAGACTTGGTATAGCAGATGAAAGGGAAATTGATAAGGTAGGAATGAGATATACCATAAATTATATAAAGTATGAAGATGAAAATGGGAAGAAACATATTTTATTTGGAAAAGATTTGAAGATAAGAGATTATGATTATAAATACTATCCTGTAAAATGGTTTGTAAAGAGTTGGGGACCAAAGAAAAAGGATTATGGTAGAGTAGGTTATATTTTATGGATTATTCCGCTAAAATATCATTTATATGGTGTTGATAATTACGATAATAATGAATTTGTAAGGTTATATATAATGGGTGGAGATCAATTTGGTAGAGATGTATGGACAAGGTTAATATTTGCATCTAGAATTTCACTGTCAATTGGTTTTATTGGATTGGCAATTACATTAACACTCTCGTTATTCTTTGGTGGAATAGCGGGATATTATGGTGGAATTGCCGATGAATTGTTAATGAGGTTTACTGAGATAATAATGGCAATTCCGGGATTTTATCTGTTAATATTATTGAGATCACTCTTACCACTTGATATACCATCATCACAAGTTTATATTTTGCTTATATTTATACTTTCATTTATTGGATGGGCAGGACGTGCAAGGATAATAAGGGGTATGGTATTGTCCATAAAGAGAAATGAATTTGTTGAAGCGGCGTATGCATTGGGATATCCAGATAGAAAAATCCTTTGGAGGCATGTTATTCCAAATACAATGACATATATGATAGTTACATCAACATTAGCAATTCCAGGATATATTTTAGGTGAAGCAGGATTATCATTCTTGGGACTTGGAATTAGAGAGCCTTCTGCATCTTGGGGATTAATGATGGCTAGAGCTCAAGATATTTACGTTTTGCAGAGTGCACCATGGTTATTGATCCCAGGTATCTTTATATTTGTAACAGTTTTGGCATTTAATTTTGTAGGTGACGGATTAAGAGATGCATTTGATCCAAGGGCATTAGGATAA
- a CDS encoding ABC transporter permease: MLRYIARRLIILIPELLIISLLVFLIMQAAPGDFLDQYRIDPTVSKEFIQALEKQYGLDKPVMTQYFLWLKGIFKGDFGYSFYYRRPVMDLIGERVLATLILSLYSFVISWIVGIVLGIVSALKKYSFWDKFLTVIAFTGIAIPGFFLALLLLYMAAKTGWLPVAGMYDVNHKSMTVWQGFKDIFWHMQLPAFTLTFGGFAGLMRYMRGSLLDVLNEDYVEFARAKGMPERVVIFKHAVRNAINPLITMFGFSLSSLLGGAVITETIFSWPGLGRLVYQALQQQDMYVVMASTVISVIMLVVGNLIGDILLAAVDPRIRLE, translated from the coding sequence TTGCTAAGGTATATAGCACGGAGATTAATAATTTTGATTCCTGAACTTCTTATTATTTCGCTGTTAGTGTTTTTAATTATGCAAGCAGCCCCAGGTGATTTTTTAGATCAGTATAGAATTGACCCAACTGTTTCAAAAGAATTTATTCAAGCTCTTGAAAAACAGTATGGTCTTGATAAACCTGTTATGACACAGTATTTTTTATGGTTGAAGGGAATTTTCAAAGGTGATTTCGGATATTCTTTTTACTATAGAAGACCTGTTATGGATTTAATTGGCGAAAGAGTTCTTGCTACTTTAATTTTGTCACTTTATTCCTTTGTGATTTCTTGGATTGTGGGTATAGTATTGGGAATAGTTTCAGCGTTAAAAAAATATTCCTTTTGGGATAAATTCTTAACGGTAATTGCGTTTACGGGAATCGCAATTCCAGGCTTTTTCTTAGCATTATTACTACTTTATATGGCAGCAAAAACTGGATGGCTCCCAGTTGCAGGTATGTACGATGTTAACCACAAGAGCATGACGGTATGGCAAGGGTTTAAAGATATTTTCTGGCATATGCAACTTCCCGCATTTACATTAACGTTTGGTGGATTTGCAGGCTTAATGAGATATATGCGTGGAAGCTTATTGGATGTTTTGAATGAGGATTATGTTGAATTTGCAAGGGCAAAAGGTATGCCAGAAAGGGTTGTGATATTCAAGCATGCAGTTAGGAATGCAATAAACCCACTAATTACAATGTTTGGTTTTAGTTTGTCATCACTCCTTGGTGGAGCTGTTATTACCGAAACGATTTTCTCGTGGCCAGGACTTGGAAGACTTGTATACCAAGCATTACAACAACAAGATATGTATGTTGTAATGGCAAGTACGGTGATAAGTGTTATCATGTTGGTAGTCGGTAACTTGATAGGTGACATATTGCTAGCAGCAGTTGATCCGAGAATTAGGTTGGAATAG